In Vigna unguiculata cultivar IT97K-499-35 chromosome 3, ASM411807v1, whole genome shotgun sequence, a single genomic region encodes these proteins:
- the LOC114175648 gene encoding uncharacterized protein LOC114175648 has translation MSTAPAQPPVKSQPLHNFALPFLKWGASGKNHTNAAHHHRYRRPSSHPSDHASEPDSDPDSRPHRLGSRTARNRFALPTCSLKPLPPPPQPPQAPSCNDETDDEAAKRDIEDAEEAVQKPWNLRPRKPALPKSALEIGTGPSRNHANNGAGEFHDAVSHHGEHPAPKSLRLRGFADTQCAEKKEKRKFWIALSREEIEEDIFVMTGSRPARRPRKRPKNVQKQMDSVFPGLWLVGITADAYRVPDTPTKR, from the exons ATGTCCACCGCACCGGCGCAGCCTCCGGTGAAGTCCCAGCCTCTGCACAACTTCGCCCTCCCCTTCTTGAAATGGGGAGCCAGCGGCAAGAACCACACCAACGCAGCGCACCACCACCGCTACCGCCGCCCCTCCTCCCACCCCTCCGATCACGCCTCCGAACCTGACTCCGACCCCGACTCCCGCCCCCACCGCCTTGGATCCAGGACCGCCCGCAACCGATTCGCACTCCCCACCTGCTCCCTCAAGCCGCTACCTCCACCACCACAGCCACCTCAGGCGCCGTCGTGCAACGATGAAACCGACGACGAAGCTGCCAAGCGCGACATCGAGGACGCCGAGGAGGCCGTGCAGAAGCCGTGGAACTTGCGCCCCCGCAAACCGGCGCTCCCCAAGTCCGCGCTCGAGATCGGAACTGGTCCTTCACGGAATCACGCCAACAACGGCGCGGGAGAGTTTCACGACGCCGTTTCGCACCACGGCGAGCACCCCGCCCCGAAGTCGCTCCGGCTGCGAGGGTTTGCGGACACTCAGTGTgcggagaagaaggagaagaggaAATTCTGGATCGCTCTTTCTCGAGAAGAGATCGAAGAGGACATCTTTGTCATGACTGGCTCCAGACCCGCCCGCAGGCCCAGGAAGCGGCCCAAGAACGTCCAGAAACAAATGGAT AGTGTTTTCCCTGGCTTATGGCTGGTGGGGATAACTGCGGATGCTTACAGAGTCCCTGATACACCTACGAAG AGGTGA